One window of the Anomalospiza imberbis isolate Cuckoo-Finch-1a 21T00152 chromosome 12, ASM3175350v1, whole genome shotgun sequence genome contains the following:
- the SLC12A3 gene encoding solute carrier family 12 member 3 isoform X6 — translation MAELSIPDLSPARCSGRFTISTLLGMEEGGRGPYTPTEGSSCDSVQPTHLSSSTLCTRTFGYNTVDEVPAYDHYANSKGVGDPRKGRPSLADLHSILKPDPGRLCTPVSDLQQSNGLPEAGLEEAEGKPGRDSVPEPVRFGWVKGVMIRCMLNIWGVILYLRLPWITAQAGIALTWLIILMSVTVTTITGLSISAISTNGKVKSGSVFPPGHCRGLFILGLPHGCELLAWPVRCGGTPKTWGKQQCHGVFPASGGTYFLISRSLGPELGGSIGLIFAFANAVAVAMHTVGFAETVRDLLQEHNSLIVDPTNDIRIIGVITVTVLLGISLAGMEWEAKAQILFFLVILVSFINYLVGTVIPATTEKQAKGFFSYRADIFAQNFVPNWRGPEGSFFGLFSIFFPSATGILAGANISGDLKDPAVAIPKGTLMAIFWTTVSYLVLSATIGACVVRDASGSLNDSVAVGSPGCEGLACSFGWNFTACTQQQSCRYGLSNYYQSMSMVSGFGPLITAGIFGATLSSALACLVSAPKVFQCLCKDQLYPLIGFFGKGYGRNSEPIRGYMLTYVIAIGFILIAELNAIAPIISNFFLCSYALINFSCFHASITNSPGWRPSFRYYSKWAALFGATVSVVIMFLLTWWAALIAFGIVIFLLGYVLYKKPDVNWGSSMQASSYNMALNYSVGLSEVDEHIKNYRPQCLVLTGPPNFRPALVDFVGTFTKNLSLMLCGNVLIGPRKQKMPESRLMADGHTKWLMKRKIKAFYTDVVAEDLRSGVQMLIQAAGLGKMRPNILVLGYKRNWRTASPQSLEDYVGILHDAFDFKYGVCLMRMKEGLNVSRVLQAHVNPTFEAAEHPENGTGSRAAPGTAVDPTALASEQQASTIFQSKQGKKTIDIYWLFDDGGLTLLIPYLLGRKKRWGKCKIRVFVGGQINRMDEERKAIVSLLSKFRLGFHEVHILPDINQKPRPEHIKRFDELIAPFRLNDGFKDEATVNEMRQGCPWKISDEEVDKNRAKSLRQVRLNEILLDYSRDAALIAITPPIGRKGRCPSSLYMAWLETLSQDLRPPIILTRGNQENVLTFYCQ, via the exons ATGGCCGAGCTGTCCATCCCAGATCTTTCCCCGGCTCGCTGCAGCGGCCGCTTCACCATCAGCACCCTCCTGGGCATGGAGGAGGGGGGCCGGGGTCCCTACACACCCACCGAGGGGTCCAGCTGCGACAGTGTCCAGCCCACCCACCTGTCCAGCAGCACCCTCTGCACCAGGACCTTCGGCTACAACACGGTGGACGAGGTGCCAGCCTATGACCACTACGCCAACAGCAAGGGGGTGGGCGACCCCAGGAAGGGCAGGCCCTCACTGGCTGACCTGCACTCCATCCTCAAG CCTGACCCGGGCCGCCTTTGCACGCCTGTGTCTGACCTGCAGCAGAGCAATGGCCTGCCAGAGGCCGggctggaggaggcagaaggGAAGCCAGGCAGAGACTCCGTGCCAGAACCTGTCCGATTTGGATGGGTGAAGGGCGTCATG ATTCGCTGCATGCTGAACATTTGGGGAGTTATCCTCTACTTGCGTTTGCCCTGGATCACCGCCCAGGCAGGAATCG CCCTGACATGGCTCATCATCCTCATGTCCGTGACAGTGACCACCATAACCGGCTTGTCCATCTCTGCCATATCCACCAATGGCAAAGTGAAGTCAGGTAGTGTGTTCCCCCCTGGCCACTGCAGGGGTCTCTttatcctggggctgccccatggATGTGAACTCCTGGCATGGCCTGTGAGGTgtgggggaaccccaaaaacatgGGGGAAGCAGCAATGCCATGGGGTGTTCCCTGCCTCAGGAGGCACCTACTTCCTCATCTCGCGGAGCCTCGGGCCGGAGCTGGGCGGCTCCATTGGGCTGATCTTTGCCTTTGCAAACGCAGTGGCTGTGGCCATGCACACAGTGGGCTTTGCTGAAACTGTCCGGGACCTGCTGCAG GAGCACAATTCCCTCATCGTGGACCCCACCAATGACATCCGAATCATTGGGGTCATCACTGTGACGGTGCtgctgggcatctccctggctggtATGGAATGGGAGGCCAAG GCACAAATACTGTTCTTCCTGGTCATCTTGGTTTCCTTCATTAACTACCTTGTGGGGACAGTGATCCCAGCCACCACTGAGAAGCAAGCAAAGGGTTTCTTCAGCTACCGAG CTGATATCTTTGCTCAGAACTTTGTGCCCAACTGGCGTGGACCTGAGGGCTCCTTCTTTGgcttgttttccattttcttcccatCCGCAACTGGTATCCTGGCTGGGGCCAACATTTCAGGTGACCTGAAG GATCCTGCTGTGGCCATCCCCAAGGGCACCTTGATGGCCATCTTCTGGACTACTGTGTCCTACCTGGTGCTTTCTGCTACCATTG gtgcCTGTGTGGTCCGAGATGCCTCAGGCAGCCTGAACGACAGCGTGGCCGTGGGCTCGCCGGGCTGTGAGGGACTGGCCTGCAGCTTTGGCTGGAACTTCACCGCCTGCACCCAACAGCAGAGCTGCCGATATGGGCTCAGCAACTACTACCAG AGCATGAGCATGGTGTCTGGATTTGGCCCCCTCATTACAGCAGGGATCTTTGGCGCTACCCTCTCCTCAGCATTGGCCTGCCTTGTCTCAGCCCCCAAAGTCTTCCAG TGTCTCTGCAAGGATCAGCTCTATCCTCTCATCGGCTTCTTCGGGAAGGGCTATGGGAGGAACAGCGAGCCCATCCGTGGCTACATGCTCACCTATGTCATTGCCATTGGCTTTATCCTCATCG CTGAACTCAATGCCATCGCTCCCATCATCTCCAactttttcctctgctcctaTGCCCTCATCAACTTCAGCTGCTTCCACGCCTCCATCACCAACTCCCCAG GCTGGCGACCCTCCTTTCGGTATTACAGCAAGTGGGCTGCACTCTTTGGAGCTACTGTCTCAGTGGTGATCATGTTCCTGCTGACCTGGTGGGCAGCCCTCATTGCCTTCGGGATCGTCATTTTCCTCCTGGGATATGTCCTCTACAAAAAGCCAG ATGTCAACTGGGGCTCCTCCATGCAAGCCAGCTCCTACAACATGGCCCTCAACTACTCAGTGGGGCTGAGTGAAGTGGATGAGCACATCAAGAACTACAG aCCGCAGTGCCTGGTACTGACTGGCCCACCAAACTTCCGCCCGGCACTGGTGGATTTTGTGGGGACCTTCACCAAGAACCTAAGCCTGATGCTCTGCGGCAACGTGCTGATT GGACCGCGGAAGCAGAAGATGCCAGAGTCCCGGCTGATGGCAGACGGCCACACTAAGTGGCTAATGAAGAGGAAGATCAAGGCTTTCTACACAGATGTGGTCGCTGAGGATTTGAGAAGTGGTGTCCAAATGCTCATCCAG GCTGCTGGCCTCGGGAAGATGAGACCTAACATCTTAGTGCTGGGCTACAAGAGGAACTGGAGGACGGCATCTCCACAGAGCCTGGAGGACTACGTGGGCATCCTGCA cgACGCTTTCGATTTCAAGTACGGCGTGTGCTTAATGAGGATGAAGGAAGGGCTGAATGTTTCCCGAGTGCTGCAGGCACATG TTAACCCCACGTTTGAGGCAGCAGAGCACCCTGAGAACGGcactggcagcagagcagccccaggcacag CAGTGGACCCCACTGCCTTGGCCAGTGAGCAGCAGGCAAGCACCATCTTCCAGAGCAAGCAGGGCAAGAAGACCATTGACATTTACTGGCTCTTTGATGATGGAG GTCTCACGCTGCTCATCCCCTACCTCCTGGGGCGCAAGAAGCGGTGGGGAAAGTGCAAAATCCGGGTCTTTGTTGGCGGGCAGATCAACAGGATGGACGAGGAGAGGAAGGC GATTGTCTCTCTGCTGAGCAAGTTCCGCCTCGGCTTCCATGAGGTCCACATCCTCCCTGACATCAACCAGAAACCCCGGCCAGAGCA CATCAAGAGATTTGATGAACTCATCGCTCCCTTCAGGCTGAACGATGGCTTCAAAGATGAGGCCACAGTGAATGAGATGAGACAGGGCTGTCCCTGGAAGATTTCTGACGAGGAGGTCGATAAAAACAGAGCCAAG TCGCTCCGACAAGTGAGGCTGAATGAGATTTTGCTGGATTACTCACGGGATGCAGCACTCATAGCCAT CACTCCGCCCATCGGCAGGAAGGGCcgctgccccagctccctctaCATGGCCTGGCTCGAGACCCTCTCTCAGGACCTGAGACCCCCCATCATCCTCACACGAGGAAACCAAGAGAATGTGTTGACCTTTTACTGCCAATAA
- the SLC12A3 gene encoding solute carrier family 12 member 3 isoform X7 produces the protein MAELSIPDLSPARCSGRFTISTLLGMEEGGRGPYTPTEGSSCDSVQPTHLSSSTLCTRTFGYNTVDEVPAYDHYANSKGVGDPRKGRPSLADLHSILKPDPGRLCTPVSDLQQSNGLPEAGLEEAEGKPGRDSVPEPVRFGWVKGVMIRCMLNIWGVILYLRLPWITAQAGIALTWLIILMSVTVTTITGLSISAISTNGKVKSGGTYFLISRSLGPELGGSIGLIFAFANAVAVAMHTVGFAETVRDLLQEHNSLIVDPTNDIRIIGVITVTVLLGISLAGMEWEAKAQILFFLVILVSFINYLVGTVIPATTEKQAKGFFSYRADIFAQNFVPNWRGPEGSFFGLFSIFFPSATGILAGANISGDLKDPAVAIPKGTLMAIFWTTVSYLVLSATIGACVVRDASGSLNDSVAVGSPGCEGLACSFGWNFTACTQQQSCRYGLSNYYQSMSMVSGFGPLITAGIFGATLSSALACLVSAPKVFQCLCKDQLYPLIGFFGKGYGRNSEPIRGYMLTYVIAIGFILIAELNAIAPIISNFFLCSYALINFSCFHASITNSPGWRPSFRYYSKWAALFGATVSVVIMFLLTWWAALIAFGIVIFLLGYVLYKKPDVNWGSSMQASSYNMALNYSVGLSEVDEHIKNYRPQCLVLTGPPNFRPALVDFVGTFTKNLSLMLCGNVLIGPRKQKMPESRLMADGHTKWLMKRKIKAFYTDVVAEDLRSGVQMLIQAAGLGKMRPNILVLGYKRNWRTASPQSLEDYVGILHDAFDFKYGVCLMRMKEGLNVSRVLQAHVNPTFEAAEHPENGTGSRAAPGTAVDPTALASEQQASTIFQSKQGKKTIDIYWLFDDGGLTLLIPYLLGRKKRWGKCKIRVFVGGQINRMDEERKAIVSLLSKFRLGFHEVHILPDINQKPRPEHIKRFDELIAPFRLNDGFKDEATVNEMRQGCPWKISDEEVDKNRAKSLRQVRLNEILLDYSRDAALIAITPPIGRKGRCPSSLYMAWLETLSQDLRPPIILTRGNQENVLTFYCQ, from the exons ATGGCCGAGCTGTCCATCCCAGATCTTTCCCCGGCTCGCTGCAGCGGCCGCTTCACCATCAGCACCCTCCTGGGCATGGAGGAGGGGGGCCGGGGTCCCTACACACCCACCGAGGGGTCCAGCTGCGACAGTGTCCAGCCCACCCACCTGTCCAGCAGCACCCTCTGCACCAGGACCTTCGGCTACAACACGGTGGACGAGGTGCCAGCCTATGACCACTACGCCAACAGCAAGGGGGTGGGCGACCCCAGGAAGGGCAGGCCCTCACTGGCTGACCTGCACTCCATCCTCAAG CCTGACCCGGGCCGCCTTTGCACGCCTGTGTCTGACCTGCAGCAGAGCAATGGCCTGCCAGAGGCCGggctggaggaggcagaaggGAAGCCAGGCAGAGACTCCGTGCCAGAACCTGTCCGATTTGGATGGGTGAAGGGCGTCATG ATTCGCTGCATGCTGAACATTTGGGGAGTTATCCTCTACTTGCGTTTGCCCTGGATCACCGCCCAGGCAGGAATCG CCCTGACATGGCTCATCATCCTCATGTCCGTGACAGTGACCACCATAACCGGCTTGTCCATCTCTGCCATATCCACCAATGGCAAAGTGAAGTCAG GAGGCACCTACTTCCTCATCTCGCGGAGCCTCGGGCCGGAGCTGGGCGGCTCCATTGGGCTGATCTTTGCCTTTGCAAACGCAGTGGCTGTGGCCATGCACACAGTGGGCTTTGCTGAAACTGTCCGGGACCTGCTGCAG GAGCACAATTCCCTCATCGTGGACCCCACCAATGACATCCGAATCATTGGGGTCATCACTGTGACGGTGCtgctgggcatctccctggctggtATGGAATGGGAGGCCAAG GCACAAATACTGTTCTTCCTGGTCATCTTGGTTTCCTTCATTAACTACCTTGTGGGGACAGTGATCCCAGCCACCACTGAGAAGCAAGCAAAGGGTTTCTTCAGCTACCGAG CTGATATCTTTGCTCAGAACTTTGTGCCCAACTGGCGTGGACCTGAGGGCTCCTTCTTTGgcttgttttccattttcttcccatCCGCAACTGGTATCCTGGCTGGGGCCAACATTTCAGGTGACCTGAAG GATCCTGCTGTGGCCATCCCCAAGGGCACCTTGATGGCCATCTTCTGGACTACTGTGTCCTACCTGGTGCTTTCTGCTACCATTG gtgcCTGTGTGGTCCGAGATGCCTCAGGCAGCCTGAACGACAGCGTGGCCGTGGGCTCGCCGGGCTGTGAGGGACTGGCCTGCAGCTTTGGCTGGAACTTCACCGCCTGCACCCAACAGCAGAGCTGCCGATATGGGCTCAGCAACTACTACCAG AGCATGAGCATGGTGTCTGGATTTGGCCCCCTCATTACAGCAGGGATCTTTGGCGCTACCCTCTCCTCAGCATTGGCCTGCCTTGTCTCAGCCCCCAAAGTCTTCCAG TGTCTCTGCAAGGATCAGCTCTATCCTCTCATCGGCTTCTTCGGGAAGGGCTATGGGAGGAACAGCGAGCCCATCCGTGGCTACATGCTCACCTATGTCATTGCCATTGGCTTTATCCTCATCG CTGAACTCAATGCCATCGCTCCCATCATCTCCAactttttcctctgctcctaTGCCCTCATCAACTTCAGCTGCTTCCACGCCTCCATCACCAACTCCCCAG GCTGGCGACCCTCCTTTCGGTATTACAGCAAGTGGGCTGCACTCTTTGGAGCTACTGTCTCAGTGGTGATCATGTTCCTGCTGACCTGGTGGGCAGCCCTCATTGCCTTCGGGATCGTCATTTTCCTCCTGGGATATGTCCTCTACAAAAAGCCAG ATGTCAACTGGGGCTCCTCCATGCAAGCCAGCTCCTACAACATGGCCCTCAACTACTCAGTGGGGCTGAGTGAAGTGGATGAGCACATCAAGAACTACAG aCCGCAGTGCCTGGTACTGACTGGCCCACCAAACTTCCGCCCGGCACTGGTGGATTTTGTGGGGACCTTCACCAAGAACCTAAGCCTGATGCTCTGCGGCAACGTGCTGATT GGACCGCGGAAGCAGAAGATGCCAGAGTCCCGGCTGATGGCAGACGGCCACACTAAGTGGCTAATGAAGAGGAAGATCAAGGCTTTCTACACAGATGTGGTCGCTGAGGATTTGAGAAGTGGTGTCCAAATGCTCATCCAG GCTGCTGGCCTCGGGAAGATGAGACCTAACATCTTAGTGCTGGGCTACAAGAGGAACTGGAGGACGGCATCTCCACAGAGCCTGGAGGACTACGTGGGCATCCTGCA cgACGCTTTCGATTTCAAGTACGGCGTGTGCTTAATGAGGATGAAGGAAGGGCTGAATGTTTCCCGAGTGCTGCAGGCACATG TTAACCCCACGTTTGAGGCAGCAGAGCACCCTGAGAACGGcactggcagcagagcagccccaggcacag CAGTGGACCCCACTGCCTTGGCCAGTGAGCAGCAGGCAAGCACCATCTTCCAGAGCAAGCAGGGCAAGAAGACCATTGACATTTACTGGCTCTTTGATGATGGAG GTCTCACGCTGCTCATCCCCTACCTCCTGGGGCGCAAGAAGCGGTGGGGAAAGTGCAAAATCCGGGTCTTTGTTGGCGGGCAGATCAACAGGATGGACGAGGAGAGGAAGGC GATTGTCTCTCTGCTGAGCAAGTTCCGCCTCGGCTTCCATGAGGTCCACATCCTCCCTGACATCAACCAGAAACCCCGGCCAGAGCA CATCAAGAGATTTGATGAACTCATCGCTCCCTTCAGGCTGAACGATGGCTTCAAAGATGAGGCCACAGTGAATGAGATGAGACAGGGCTGTCCCTGGAAGATTTCTGACGAGGAGGTCGATAAAAACAGAGCCAAG TCGCTCCGACAAGTGAGGCTGAATGAGATTTTGCTGGATTACTCACGGGATGCAGCACTCATAGCCAT CACTCCGCCCATCGGCAGGAAGGGCcgctgccccagctccctctaCATGGCCTGGCTCGAGACCCTCTCTCAGGACCTGAGACCCCCCATCATCCTCACACGAGGAAACCAAGAGAATGTGTTGACCTTTTACTGCCAATAA
- the SLC12A3 gene encoding solute carrier family 12 member 3 isoform X4, which translates to MAELSIPDLSPARCSGRFTISTLLGMEEGGRGPYTPTEGSSCDSVQPTHLSSSTLCTRTFGYNTVDEVPAYDHYANSKGVGDPRKGRPSLADLHSILKPDPGRLCTPVSDLQQSNGLPEAGLEEAEGKPGRDSVPEPVRFGWVKGVMIRCMLNIWGVILYLRLPWITAQAGIALTWLIILMSVTVTTITGLSISAISTNGKVKSGSVFPPGHCRGLFILGLPHGCELLAWPVRCGGTPKTWGKQQCHGVFPASGGTYFLISRSLGPELGGSIGLIFAFANAVAVAMHTVGFAETVRDLLQEHNSLIVDPTNDIRIIGVITVTVLLGISLAGMEWEAKAQILFFLVILVSFINYLVGTVIPATTEKQAKGFFSYRADIFAQNFVPNWRGPEGSFFGLFSIFFPSATGILAGANISGDLKDPAVAIPKGTLMAIFWTTVSYLVLSATIGACVVRDASGSLNDSVAVGSPGCEGLACSFGWNFTACTQQQSCRYGLSNYYQSMSMVSGFGPLITAGIFGATLSSALACLVSAPKVFQCLCKDQLYPLIGFFGKGYGRNSEPIRGYMLTYVIAIGFILIAELNAIAPIISNFFLCSYALINFSCFHASITNSPGWRPSFRYYSKWAALFGATVSVVIMFLLTWWAALIAFGIVIFLLGYVLYKKPDVNWGSSMQASSYNMALNYSVGLSEVDEHIKNYRPQCLVLTGPPNFRPALVDFVGTFTKNLSLMLCGNVLIGPRKQKMPESRLMADGHTKWLMKRKIKAFYTDVVAEDLRSGVQMLIQAAGLGKMRPNILVLGYKRNWRTASPQSLEDYVGILQYGHTGSSTSRAHWHLVVAPRSLTAAVTCAGSGWADSAPSINCLLLPPSSDAFDFKYGVCLMRMKEGLNVSRVLQAHVNPTFEAAEHPENGTGSRAAPGTAVDPTALASEQQASTIFQSKQGKKTIDIYWLFDDGGLTLLIPYLLGRKKRWGKCKIRVFVGGQINRMDEERKAIVSLLSKFRLGFHEVHILPDINQKPRPEQLNDGFKDEATVNEMRQGCPWKISDEEVDKNRAKSLRQVRLNEILLDYSRDAALIAITPPIGRKGRCPSSLYMAWLETLSQDLRPPIILTRGNQENVLTFYCQ; encoded by the exons ATGGCCGAGCTGTCCATCCCAGATCTTTCCCCGGCTCGCTGCAGCGGCCGCTTCACCATCAGCACCCTCCTGGGCATGGAGGAGGGGGGCCGGGGTCCCTACACACCCACCGAGGGGTCCAGCTGCGACAGTGTCCAGCCCACCCACCTGTCCAGCAGCACCCTCTGCACCAGGACCTTCGGCTACAACACGGTGGACGAGGTGCCAGCCTATGACCACTACGCCAACAGCAAGGGGGTGGGCGACCCCAGGAAGGGCAGGCCCTCACTGGCTGACCTGCACTCCATCCTCAAG CCTGACCCGGGCCGCCTTTGCACGCCTGTGTCTGACCTGCAGCAGAGCAATGGCCTGCCAGAGGCCGggctggaggaggcagaaggGAAGCCAGGCAGAGACTCCGTGCCAGAACCTGTCCGATTTGGATGGGTGAAGGGCGTCATG ATTCGCTGCATGCTGAACATTTGGGGAGTTATCCTCTACTTGCGTTTGCCCTGGATCACCGCCCAGGCAGGAATCG CCCTGACATGGCTCATCATCCTCATGTCCGTGACAGTGACCACCATAACCGGCTTGTCCATCTCTGCCATATCCACCAATGGCAAAGTGAAGTCAGGTAGTGTGTTCCCCCCTGGCCACTGCAGGGGTCTCTttatcctggggctgccccatggATGTGAACTCCTGGCATGGCCTGTGAGGTgtgggggaaccccaaaaacatgGGGGAAGCAGCAATGCCATGGGGTGTTCCCTGCCTCAGGAGGCACCTACTTCCTCATCTCGCGGAGCCTCGGGCCGGAGCTGGGCGGCTCCATTGGGCTGATCTTTGCCTTTGCAAACGCAGTGGCTGTGGCCATGCACACAGTGGGCTTTGCTGAAACTGTCCGGGACCTGCTGCAG GAGCACAATTCCCTCATCGTGGACCCCACCAATGACATCCGAATCATTGGGGTCATCACTGTGACGGTGCtgctgggcatctccctggctggtATGGAATGGGAGGCCAAG GCACAAATACTGTTCTTCCTGGTCATCTTGGTTTCCTTCATTAACTACCTTGTGGGGACAGTGATCCCAGCCACCACTGAGAAGCAAGCAAAGGGTTTCTTCAGCTACCGAG CTGATATCTTTGCTCAGAACTTTGTGCCCAACTGGCGTGGACCTGAGGGCTCCTTCTTTGgcttgttttccattttcttcccatCCGCAACTGGTATCCTGGCTGGGGCCAACATTTCAGGTGACCTGAAG GATCCTGCTGTGGCCATCCCCAAGGGCACCTTGATGGCCATCTTCTGGACTACTGTGTCCTACCTGGTGCTTTCTGCTACCATTG gtgcCTGTGTGGTCCGAGATGCCTCAGGCAGCCTGAACGACAGCGTGGCCGTGGGCTCGCCGGGCTGTGAGGGACTGGCCTGCAGCTTTGGCTGGAACTTCACCGCCTGCACCCAACAGCAGAGCTGCCGATATGGGCTCAGCAACTACTACCAG AGCATGAGCATGGTGTCTGGATTTGGCCCCCTCATTACAGCAGGGATCTTTGGCGCTACCCTCTCCTCAGCATTGGCCTGCCTTGTCTCAGCCCCCAAAGTCTTCCAG TGTCTCTGCAAGGATCAGCTCTATCCTCTCATCGGCTTCTTCGGGAAGGGCTATGGGAGGAACAGCGAGCCCATCCGTGGCTACATGCTCACCTATGTCATTGCCATTGGCTTTATCCTCATCG CTGAACTCAATGCCATCGCTCCCATCATCTCCAactttttcctctgctcctaTGCCCTCATCAACTTCAGCTGCTTCCACGCCTCCATCACCAACTCCCCAG GCTGGCGACCCTCCTTTCGGTATTACAGCAAGTGGGCTGCACTCTTTGGAGCTACTGTCTCAGTGGTGATCATGTTCCTGCTGACCTGGTGGGCAGCCCTCATTGCCTTCGGGATCGTCATTTTCCTCCTGGGATATGTCCTCTACAAAAAGCCAG ATGTCAACTGGGGCTCCTCCATGCAAGCCAGCTCCTACAACATGGCCCTCAACTACTCAGTGGGGCTGAGTGAAGTGGATGAGCACATCAAGAACTACAG aCCGCAGTGCCTGGTACTGACTGGCCCACCAAACTTCCGCCCGGCACTGGTGGATTTTGTGGGGACCTTCACCAAGAACCTAAGCCTGATGCTCTGCGGCAACGTGCTGATT GGACCGCGGAAGCAGAAGATGCCAGAGTCCCGGCTGATGGCAGACGGCCACACTAAGTGGCTAATGAAGAGGAAGATCAAGGCTTTCTACACAGATGTGGTCGCTGAGGATTTGAGAAGTGGTGTCCAAATGCTCATCCAG GCTGCTGGCCTCGGGAAGATGAGACCTAACATCTTAGTGCTGGGCTACAAGAGGAACTGGAGGACGGCATCTCCACAGAGCCTGGAGGACTACGTGGGCATCCTGCAGTACGGCCACACCGGCTCCTCCACCTCTCGGGCACACTGGCACCTGGTGGTGGCCCCGCGGTCGCTGACGGCTGCAGTCACATGCGCAGGGTCCGGCTGGGCTGACAGTGCACCCTCCATTAactgccttctcctccctccttccagcgACGCTTTCGATTTCAAGTACGGCGTGTGCTTAATGAGGATGAAGGAAGGGCTGAATGTTTCCCGAGTGCTGCAGGCACATG TTAACCCCACGTTTGAGGCAGCAGAGCACCCTGAGAACGGcactggcagcagagcagccccaggcacag CAGTGGACCCCACTGCCTTGGCCAGTGAGCAGCAGGCAAGCACCATCTTCCAGAGCAAGCAGGGCAAGAAGACCATTGACATTTACTGGCTCTTTGATGATGGAG GTCTCACGCTGCTCATCCCCTACCTCCTGGGGCGCAAGAAGCGGTGGGGAAAGTGCAAAATCCGGGTCTTTGTTGGCGGGCAGATCAACAGGATGGACGAGGAGAGGAAGGC GATTGTCTCTCTGCTGAGCAAGTTCCGCCTCGGCTTCCATGAGGTCCACATCCTCCCTGACATCAACCAGAAACCCCGGCCAGAGCA GCTGAACGATGGCTTCAAAGATGAGGCCACAGTGAATGAGATGAGACAGGGCTGTCCCTGGAAGATTTCTGACGAGGAGGTCGATAAAAACAGAGCCAAG TCGCTCCGACAAGTGAGGCTGAATGAGATTTTGCTGGATTACTCACGGGATGCAGCACTCATAGCCAT CACTCCGCCCATCGGCAGGAAGGGCcgctgccccagctccctctaCATGGCCTGGCTCGAGACCCTCTCTCAGGACCTGAGACCCCCCATCATCCTCACACGAGGAAACCAAGAGAATGTGTTGACCTTTTACTGCCAATAA